Proteins from a genomic interval of Amycolatopsis sp. cg13:
- a CDS encoding ABC transporter permease, which translates to MTDPNLVGGGGVDAAQLSHVDSSADAGPKKPRSLWGDAWRQLRRKPTFVISALIILLIVLIAIAPGLFSHRDAGYSDLTHANEGPSADAWFGYDNQGYDVYARTIYGARASLLVGVFATLLTVLFGSLIGIVAGYYGRLIDSLLSRLGDVFAGLPFVLGAIVILTTFNAPGTNPGQVTIIVQVVCSIAVLTWPVAMRIMRSATLVAKQLDYVKAARALGASTPRIVFRHLLPNTLAPVLVYATIALGAAIGAEATLAYLGIGVRPPVVSWGVMISDARDYFRAVPHMLLFPGAFVTITVLAFVMLGDGIRDALDPKSR; encoded by the coding sequence ATGACTGACCCGAATCTCGTCGGCGGCGGAGGAGTCGACGCGGCACAGCTGTCGCATGTGGACAGCTCGGCCGACGCCGGACCGAAGAAGCCGCGCAGTCTGTGGGGCGACGCGTGGCGGCAGCTGCGCCGCAAGCCGACGTTCGTCATCTCCGCATTGATCATCCTGCTGATCGTGCTGATCGCGATCGCGCCGGGACTGTTCTCGCACCGCGACGCCGGCTACAGCGATTTGACGCACGCCAACGAAGGCCCGTCCGCGGACGCCTGGTTCGGCTACGACAACCAGGGTTACGACGTCTACGCGCGGACCATTTACGGGGCCAGGGCTTCGCTGCTGGTCGGGGTTTTCGCGACGCTGCTGACTGTCCTTTTCGGATCGTTGATCGGCATCGTCGCGGGCTACTACGGGCGCCTCATCGACAGCCTGTTGTCCCGGCTCGGCGACGTTTTCGCCGGACTTCCGTTCGTGCTCGGCGCGATTGTCATCCTCACCACGTTCAACGCGCCGGGCACGAATCCCGGGCAGGTCACCATCATCGTGCAGGTGGTGTGCTCGATCGCGGTGCTGACCTGGCCGGTGGCGATGCGCATCATGCGGTCCGCGACGCTGGTGGCCAAACAGTTGGACTACGTGAAGGCGGCCCGCGCGCTCGGGGCCAGCACGCCGCGGATCGTGTTCCGGCACCTGCTGCCGAATACGCTCGCGCCGGTGCTCGTGTACGCCACGATCGCGCTCGGCGCGGCCATCGGCGCCGAGGCGACGCTGGCGTACCTCGGCATCGGAGTGCGGCCGCCGGTGGTGTCGTGGGGCGTCATGATCAGCGACGCCCGCGACTATTTCCGCGCGGTCCCGCACATGCTCCTGTTCCCCGGTGCGTTCGTGACCATCACCGTGCTCGCGTTCGTGATGCTCGGTGACGGTATCCGCGACGCGCTCGACCCGAAGTCGAGGTAG